The following is a genomic window from Chaetodon trifascialis isolate fChaTrf1 chromosome 13, fChaTrf1.hap1, whole genome shotgun sequence.
TCTGAAAGTTTGTTACTGCCTCCTGGGTTTGTCTCTTGGTCTGTGCTGCCACCTTCAGGCTGTTGAGAGTATAATAATCTACTCTGCATTAAGACTCCAGACCTCATAATGAGGGTACTGACGTTAGTTACTGCACTGAAAGTTTATTGGAGAACAAACACATCAATgtaattttctgtattttcagtATGCAGGTCCAAACACCACCATCATTTGATTCCAATATACTGAAGTGTGCACGTTTCTTCTCTCGTTTTGACCGTTTTGGTTTGACGTTTGAAGTCCTCTGTCTTCTCGCTGCCCTGTCAGATGGATAAAAACGGCCGGCTGAAGTTGGAGACGGTGGATGACCTGTTCAACATCctgcagctgaggaagaggagaaaggagaggaaggctCCCATCCACAAGAAACAACAACCAGAGCCGGAGCCTGTGGTCAGACCCTGTTCTTCATCTCTTTGTGTTAATGATGGATGTCTCACTTTCCCGACTcagcaaacaaacatttaaatttgCCTGTTCACGGTTACTTTTCCCTTATTTTTCACATGTTCCTTCCAGCCGGAGACGGTGGATGAGCAGCTgtttctgacagcagctctggagaACAAACTGCCCGTGGTGGAGAAGTACCTCACTGATGGAGGGAACCCCAATGTAGCCGACCATGTGAGTGTTAAAAATGGCATTAAAATATGCTGATGCACGTCTagaaaatcctgcttttataagaaaaaaaaagaccttatAGGCTGATATTCTTTGCCTTAATCTTGTTCTCTTATCGTTATTTTGCTTTTGAGTCATGAGCTGTGTCGTGAAGAAACTGTTCCTGACCTATTACAAAGGAAACTTGTCAAATCTTGTCCAGTTCCAGAGAACAGCTCTGCACAAAGCCTCGTTCAAAGGACACGTGGAGGTCATGAAAAGACTGCTGGAGGCCGGAGCAACCctggagaaaaaagacaaggtGAGAGGTTTAAaaagtctgcacacacacacacacacacacacacacacacacacacacacacacacacacacacacacacacacacacacacacacacacacacacacacacacacacgcagtcaggCTAACAGTGGagtgtgtttcagctggagTCCACGGCGGTGCACTGGGCCTGCAGAGGAGGCAGCCTGCccgctctgcagctcctcctcgaCCAGGGAGCCAAGTTCACCTACAGAGACAAGGTGGGTGCACAGCCTGAGTGTGGAGGAGGGGTTACTTCAGGTCGCCTCTGCTGTCAGAGAAAGAATACCGTCTTACTCCCTTGTGTGGAACTTAAGGCCGAACAATATGTGCTGGTCATGCGAATTCTTCACTTTGGCACCATCTGGTGGTGGTGTTTTTCTCACATGGAGAAAGCTGAAATCCTCTCCTCCCCTTAGCTGCACAGCACTCCTCTCCACGTCGCCGTGAGGACAGGACACTGTGAGTGTGCCGAGCATCTCATTCACTGCGGAGCAGATGTCAACGCCAAAGACAGAGTAAGGACTGTCCAACTCCTGtacaaataatgaaaacagctgtcacactgctgctcattactcagtgagaaaaacactgtGATGATACTGAAAGATTGTGAAATGACTACCTGTGCTGAATATCTTTCCTGCCCTGCTGAAGGACGGAGACACACCCATGCACGACGCCGTGAGAATAAACAGATTCAGGATGATCAAGCTGTTGATGATGTACGGGGCCAGTCTCAACACCAAGAACTGTGTAAGTCCTGAACTGCACCTCAGCACATGCACGATACTGCAGAGCTTCACTCATCCCCTGAAAACACGCCCAATAACCATACCAGTTTCAAAATTTAGCATCAAAGgcaacattttcactttctgtcatttgacAAGTGCCCAGCTGACATATGCAGGGTTTCCAAAACGCTTTAGCCTTTTGAACTCTAATGGATTTTTCAGCTAAACTTGCTGTGGATGCTCAGTGctcccctgaggatgaatcctgagAATGAAGGGTTTTCTGCGTAGATCTGCACACCTGCAGAACAGGTTGTGGTAGCAGAACTAATTCAAGTCTTTTACTCAGCTGCATTCAAAATGAGAGTAAAAAAATCCAACACTACTGTCCCTTTTATCGTGCCAGCCGTTCATAAAATCAGTATTTAGGTTGTGAAATGATGCGACTCTTCAGGGCTGCAGGTGTGTAATGTCCTCAGGCACTGCTGCCAATGATGTATATTAAGTTCTTTGCACTTCAACGTGTACAAGCAAGTAGctcagtaaactccagcatcTGTAAACTGAAATGCACACACTACAGGGGTGACAGGGATTAGCACGACACCAACAATAGCCCTCTGTCGGGAGCACTGCCGGAGCCAAAGACCCACCACACTGCATCTGACTTATCTACGGGAGCGAATCTAAAGAATACAAGCTTCAGCTTTCCAGTTTTGATTTgcagtgtgatgtgtttgtttgtcctgtgCAGGATGGAAAAACACCGATGGAGACGCTGTATTCATGGCAGAACGGAGCCAAGAGCCTCCTGTGCAACTTCAGCCAAGACAAACCCAACCAGTAGAGCCCAACACATTCCAGTCAAAGCGGAAATTCAGCACGAGGCTCAGCCGCCTGGATGTGCTGCTTTATCAGGAAAAAATGGTAGAAAAAGGAAGTATCTTGTATTTTTCTAGCCCACTCTAATCATTTCCATGCTGCAGTTCATGAAGCACACaagtctgtttattttatttcgAGGCTTGTCGAACCCCTCAGGGAAAAAACTGTTTGTAATCTAAAGTTGGCTCTGGGTGCGGGAGGATCTCTCAACAAAGAGAGCATTAGTCATCACGTTGCTTCATCGCACCTGATCTGATGTGACCTCCTCCCCCGTCAGGAATTTGAGTCGGCATCTGTCCAGCTTCTTACCTGAGGGCTCCATCTTCTCTCGAGACGTTAAATAAGCACATCGATGTACACGTCGTGTGCAAAGACACAAGGCAGCGGGGCGGGAGGGAGCCTCGGATCAATAATGTGAAATCTAATCAGGATCTTGTTGATAACGTGATTATTAGCACGGATAGATTCATCAATCGCCAAATATTGCTGGACAATGTCTCGGCTGACGACGTGAAGATGTCTTTTACTTTAAGCTGAGTTGAAGTCAGCGAGCCTGCAtcgagatgatgatgatgatgatgtatttaTTGATTTCTAACAGCTGTCAGTATTTGATTAATCAGATTTGACTGCTTTATTTAAACAGTGTATATTTAATAACTGAGTGGCTGTCTGGAGTTTCACTGTAGTTGGTTTAATGACTTTTTAATGGTCAGATTTTAAACTTAGACTTTGCTGATTTTAATTTACTAACTAAGAACTAGGAGGCGCTGCTTCAGAGTCCGTCAGTCGATTCCAGTAAAAAACtcaatattatttattttattttgtttatttattcgAGCTCAGCGTGAAAAGTTAGAAAAGGGAGAAACAAAGTCTCCTCTTGCCAGATGATGTGTGTTGTTATACTTAAACATTCAGATGAGTTATTTGGTCTTACGCATTTTAAGACTGAGAGATGAAACAGGACAAAGTAGGTTTTTGGATCAGGTCGAGAAGAATCCCTCCACTTACACTTCTTGCATTGATGCTGGTGATCTGTAGATTTCCActttttttgactgttttttttagtttctttaTAGAGGAAATAACACCAAGACTGCAACAAGCAAAACTACATCAGACACTGCAGCAACATGCACGATCAGATGTTCTTCAGAAGTCAACTGATTTGAATCTGCTTTAAACCTTCAgctgacaaaatgtttgatattCACACTTTTTTTGAAAATTAGTTAAAAAAGCTGTCTTTACAACTAATCAAAACAGTTTGTTATTAGCCAAAAGCAGCTCGATCTGATTTGCTGCAGATCTTGATTTAGTCTAAACATTTAAGCGTTCAGCTCGAGTTCGTCTTGTTCTGATTTTTATCAGGCGTCCAAGCAGCTTATCAAAGGTCGTCTCAGTGACAGAACAAATAAGCTCTGCCACAGTCTGACCCTGACATCCAGCTGCTGCCTCCCTGGTGTTGGTGCAGTCAGGATATTTTGAGAATGTGGTTCCTCTTTTCTGCAGAGTCACAAACAGAGGGAGTGTGAGAGGGAAGACGCTGAGCAGTCGCTGTTGGTTCAGAGGATGTTTGACGAGTGTTAATGTGGATGAAACAGGTCCACACATATGGATGTtaatcagatttattttttattgctCAAGATGTATGTACATTTCTACTTGTATTTATGGATTGACTGAATAAAACTGACTGAATTTaagcttttatctgttttgagAGAGTCTCAGTAAATCCAGCCTGACCTttgagacacaaacaaacaaacaaacaaacaaatggctGCCAGCAGAAGTTCTCACTGTGATCTCAGACACTGACTGAGTACAAGTATTCTGAAACCACAGAAGAACTTTGTGGCCTGCATGTTGTCAAACGACCACGCCTTGGTTTAATACAGCGTTTGGAGCGAGAGCAAGTCTGAAAGTGGGAGCAATATTAAACGAATGCAGCAAGAATATTAATGGAGAAACAGCAGAAttgaaaaaacactgacagggaacatTTGACTGCACAGTATATTTCATCTCTCACTTATGACGCTGAAATATGTTTACTGAAATATAGTTTTgcatgcaggacttttacttgtagtggagtatttccACAGTGTGGTATAAGTAGCCGCACTTTCACTTTGTTTACCAAATGTGCAAAGGAGGTCAGGATGTTTGTCAGGCACTCACACTTTAATTACAGTTGGAAGGAACATACTAACGAGCAAGCCCTCTTTTACAAGTGTGTTGCGTTGCAAGTAGGCACACGGGTATACTCATTTTGGAAAAACGATGTATCGTGGTCATGtgaggttgtgttttttttaggattATGAGTTGACTTTTTTACATCAGGGTTACGAGTGGGAGCTCTTgttcagtcttcaccctaaaagtTAACGATTTATGTTGcagggacttgtgttttgtcctcataCGGAAGCTCTCCGAATTAGGTTCATGTccccagaacacacacacacacacacacacacacacacacacacacacacacacacacacacacacacacacacacacacacacacacacacgcacgcacacacacacacacacacacacacgaaataCTCCAGTGACTAGAGCAGGCAGAATAAACTCCCTCGTCTAACCTGCTTTTCATTGCATATCACCACAACACTGTCGCCACCTCTGAAGTTGTGCATTTATCTCTCTTGGTCCTCAGATGGCTGCAGTGATTCGATGGTCTGAACAAGAAGCTTTTCATACAATATTATGTAACTGTGGACAACAGATTCACCCATATTCATTGTAGACCAGTACAGACTGATTTACTGACCATCCTGTTTTAGCCACATTAAACCTTTTAATGCAGATTTAAACACATGTACTGACTGGAGAGTGTATAATTaaaatagtttaacatttttagCATTATTCCCAGTTTTAGTCTATTTTCGCTGAGCATTTGTTGGCAGAGTAACCAAATTACTGACATTATGCCTCGTTTGAACTCCAACCTTGGCGCCCAGTGTGCTGCCTGGGCAAAGAATTACCTGACTGACGGTCAAATACCAAACTGTTGAAGTGCTTCACGGTGGTCGTATCACTGCCACAACAACAGAGCTCATTGGCTTGTTCGAGGAATAGTACTCACCATATTAGAGGTTTAGTCAGTCACTGCCCTGAAAACTccacagaaacagaagacaTGATGCAGACATCACAGGCTGAGTTGTGCTATTCACTGACTGAGGAGTTTCCCTTCAGCACGTTATTTAAACTAAATGACCCATCATAAACACTTCTGCTTATTTGTGTCTACATGCACATGATAGCAGTAAAGCCACAGTGTATTCAGCAGATTTAACGTTTTTTTGATTTAGTGTTGAGTTTCCGTTGCACAATCCTGAGCTACGCTGGACAATTCTGCAATGCATTTGCATTCATGTCAAGGTATCTTTGACAAATGACTGATTGCCTCAGAGTGGTATGAATATAAACTAATACAGGGAAGTGCAAATGCATGAAAAGTTCAGATCCAAGGGGTGTGGTGAGAAGATGTTGCACAACCTTGCTTAGATTTTTCCACTCTCTCTTGGTCCTCAGTACTTTTCCATTGTATAGTGACTGACTGCATGATCCTTTTTGtagccagaaaaacacaattagCTTGACTTTTTATCTGTTCATAACATATTGTGTAGTAATTCAGAATATCTGATTATCTGGTTATTGCAGCTTGTCTTTTTATACTTCTgatactactgctgctgcctgcaacaGCCAAATTTCCCTATGGGGATTGATAAAGTGTTCGGGctcaaagaggaaagagagacatcAACCAAAAAGGCTGCCAGTTACTTTAACATTGAATTTGCTGTGAAGTTGAGCAGAAAACCACATATAGCCGCCAGCTGCCACTCTGTGGCATATAGTCCATTAAGGGCATGGGGGCACCGCCCCTCCTGCAATTCTAATCGTGCAATACATATTTTaggaaaattattattattattttattacattttcacagAAACATTTGATGACTAATTCTTTGTCTTTATGCCAGAGGGCGtacttctctctgtctcaagGCGGTAAGTGTAAAATATGTAATATCTGTGTGCCACTGATTCACTGTAAATTGTAATAAGTTCACTTTACTTAAAAAAAGTCAGGAAACTGATTGCCTCAAAAAGTCGATAAttcattttaagtttttaatgctgaaaaaaaaacgTGTAACTTTAGACAACTCAGATAATGGCACTAAACTTGAGTAAAACTCAAAATCATTAGTTAGGTTGACTATGAAATGTCAATTTTGACTACTTAAACTTGTGAGTAATGTTAATTAAGCAGTACTTGTAAAAATAAGTTATCCTTACATTCACATACTGGCAAAATATCAGGAAACCGATTGCCTTGATATGTTCAAGTAAGCTCAACTTAAAGTGATAAGCTAttgaaacaaagagagacaacTGCTCAGGGCTTTCTGATTTAAATTCTTAGTGGATGAGTTTAGACCTGCACTAGAGACTGACTTTCAACAGATATTAAGTGAGAGATAACTGGCTAAAGAACCTGATGCTGGTAATCAATATCACCACAATCATGTCAGCAtcaacacaaaaggaaaaacaaaagctaaaaGGGAAGTAGGCGTTCATGTTTCTCCTCATGAACATAAAACCATTCAGTAGTCTGAAAGGGCGATGAGCCTCCCTCCCACAAAAGAGgatcaaacaagaaaaaaatatcacTTTTCCAATAAGGGTAAAGGTATCAATACATTTACTCATTGCATCAGAAGATTTTTGAGTGAttgtatttttggttttagGGATTTATGTCCAAGTGAGAGAAGCACCCTTTGAATGAAGTCAAAGGTGTACTTCAGTTGTTGAGGGTACTCCAAATTCAGGGCATAAGTAAGTCCAAAGAGCAAGCACATGGCATGTAGAAGATTTTCAAGGTCATCCATCGCAATTCTTCCTTCCAAAATGATTGCGGTAGCTGAAGACTGAAGGTGCAGTGAGTCAAGAGAGAGGAATGATGGTCAGGATTCCAGTGGGGATGTGAGACACGCCTGGGTCATCGCAGTCCTAACAAGAGCAGCAATACAGCCACAATTACATATCAGATGTCACCTTGAATTTCTAtggcagaaaacacagccaCTAAAAGTAAGCTATATTCTGATATTAGATATTCAAGTAAATACTGCACATGCATAAATAATTAACAGATTGTTTAATTAATTCATGAGGATTGGTCATCAGTGCATCAAGTTGGAAGTAGAGTAGCACTGATTCAGGCTGAGTGGAGGAAAAGTAACTTAAACGAAAGCTATCAAAGTAACATAAGGAGCAGAATTGAATAAGAGTGGACATCCTGtgctgtgaaataaaaactCAGTAATATAGACGACTTACAAAGCATGTCTTGAAGAAGTCTGTGCTGTCATCTCCAAGGATGACAGGAAGGCCACGGAGGACTGCTGTTTGCTTCGCAGTAACATCTGTACTCTGAAAAatcacaccaaacacacatcactcctGTGGTAAAGGTCAATCAATTAATAGCTCTGCGTACACAATGGGGTTGCATTTTTTGTTCCCCACATGATAAAAAATTAATTACtttgtatctgagaaacttacCTCTGGTGTGACTTGTTGCAGATACTTCTGAAGTTTCTGGCCAACACTTCCCCCCTTGGTCCTGAAAATCTCAAAGAAGCGAGGAgtgtatttgtcattttctttgaaGAATTCTGTATTcaagtttttctttcttgacAAGCGACAGAACACTGCCAGAATCTAAAGGAAAAGTATGACAAGTTATTATTCAAGATGTAGTCATATTGGACCTACATTAAAGAATAACAAAAAACTAGGAATCTGTATCTAATCTTTGGAGGCCAGTGCAAAACCGCTTCTGCCCATAtgattaattcaattcaattttatttgtatagcgccaaatcacaacagaagttgtctcaggacactttccatatagagctggtacagaccaagctcttttatctacaaagaaaccaacaattcccccatgagcaagcacttggcgacagtggcgaggaaaaacttccttttaacaggcagaaacctcgagcagaaccagactctgggtgggcggccatctgcctcgaccggttgggtgagagaggaagagcaagagagagagagtgagacagacagacagacagacagacagacagacagaaagaaaagcagtcagagagagagagagagacagagacagagagacagacatgcagtcacagtaacagtgacagtggatgtaataacagcagtagcagttgcagtggatgtcaggcagggccaaggcaggagacgcagctgaaatccacaatccagattcagccactgtccatgggaacctgcaagacgacaaagcacagagactccggggaaggagctaagttagtaagacgccgtggtaggacatgagagcgtgcagatggagagggacagaaggacagaggagctcggtgtatctttggatgtcccccaacagtctaatcctatagcagcataactaggggctggtccaggaccagcctgagccagccctaactataagctttatcaaaaaggaaagttttaagcctactcttaaatgtagagacagtgtctgcctcccggacaaagactggaagatggttccacaggagaggagcttgatagctaaatcctctgactcctgttctgctttttgagactttaggaaccataagtagacctgcattctgggaacgcagtgttcgagtagggcaataaggtactatgagctctttaagataagaaggtgcctggccacttatggctttgtaagtaaggaggagaattttaaactctattctaaactttacagggagccagtgcaaagtggcgagtattggagaaatatgatctcgcttcctggtttttgtcagaacacgtgctgcagcgttctggagcaactggagaatattcagcagcgaatttgggcagcctgatagtaaagaattgcaataatccagcctggaagttacgaatgcatggactagtttttctgcatcattttgagacaaaatatgcctgatttttgcgatattacgtaggtgaaaaaaggcagtccttgaaatttgttttacatgggagtgaaaggacatgtcttggtcaaagataactcccagattctttacagtggtgctggaggccagcgcaatgccatccataactgctatgtcatcagaaagtgaccttctaagatgtttagggcctactactataacttcagttttgtccgagtttagcatcagaaaattgcaggtcatccaggtctttatgtcatgaagacatgcttgtagtctagttaactgactggtttcttccggtttcattgataaatatagctgggtatcatctgcatagcaatgaaaatttattgagtgcttcctgataatcttacctaaaggaagcatatataaggtgaatagaattggtccaagcacagaaccctgcggaactccatagctgactttagtgagcacagaggagtcgtcattaacgtgtacaaactgagagcgatctgacaagaaggatttaaaccagcttagcgcagttcccttaatgccaatgaaatgttccagtgtctgcaataggatgccatggtcaatggtgtcaaatgcagcactaagatccagtaagactagtacagagacaaatcctttatcagatgcaattagaaggtcatttgtaactttaaccagtgctgtctctgtgctatgatgcactctaaatcctgactggaaatcctcgaataaactattattgtttagaaagtcgcacagctgattggcaactgctttctcaagagtttttgagagaaagggaaggttggatatcggtctatagttggctaaaacccctggatcaagagtaggctttttcagtagcggttttatcacagctactttaagtGTGAGTGTAAGTGTCAttaagtgttttattatttgatgAGACACTTCGTAACTCAGATTTGCAATGATCCAGTTCAAAAATAATGAAGTCACCCTccattcaaaaatgtttttcttgttcctGTTGAAGTTGAATGTTTgggcttcactgtgcagagctTGACGATGAAAGGtggttttcacattcatctgcagaAAATATTGGGATTTCAATGAGGTGTAGATATAATTGTAAGGATTTTATCAAGATAATTGTCTATTTTTTGTGTggtggaaaaaacagacaaattattattcaaagtaGAGATTTTATATACATCTTCAGATCAGCAGAATGGCTTTTTCAACCGTTTACTGAAACTCCAGTTATCTCTAAATGTACACTTTTGTAGGGTTCTctaaaaatgagtaaaaacattcattttctatttttactgtgtttctgtAATCTGAGTAATGGTAAAAATATGCAGATTCTGCCTTTATATTGCTTCTAAAACACAGCAATGTAGGACTTCATTTCCCAGAATCCTCTGGTTTTTCAGGTTTCCGATAGtcctgttaaaataaatattgttcATATATTAACTCtgtaattcatattttataatgtttaaaaatattCTATGGTGGGTAAAAATTATAAAGgttaagttttgtttgttttaaataaaaagactAGAGTTTTCCCCGGGAGGAAGTATCCCAGACTCCACCGGGACAGTGAAGGAGCTGGCGGCATTTTCTTCTCCGCAGCGGAGCCAGCGCTAAGTCATTGTTTGGAGACTCGAACTAAAAGTTGGCCCAGATATTGCACTGCCCAGAGAGACTTCAACCGGCCACAGTGCTCTTTTCACGTATGTCAGTCGAGTGTGAGTAGTTTACACGACGGTGAAGTTTTTACGAGCTGC
Proteins encoded in this region:
- the LOC139341413 gene encoding ankyrin repeat domain-containing protein 1-like; translation: MGLHSVEELVSGKRSEGKEADDFQGGVYEAAVNQEKQDDRRSHRELVGGDVSEENDSSGEQEEVSVAALSMDKNGRLKLETVDDLFNILQLRKRRKERKAPIHKKQQPEPEPVPETVDEQLFLTAALENKLPVVEKYLTDGGNPNVADHFQRTALHKASFKGHVEVMKRLLEAGATLEKKDKLESTAVHWACRGGSLPALQLLLDQGAKFTYRDKLHSTPLHVAVRTGHCECAEHLIHCGADVNAKDRDGDTPMHDAVRINRFRMIKLLMMYGASLNTKNCDGKTPMETLYSWQNGAKSLLCNFSQDKPNQ